gggagtccgcctgccgacgcaggggacgtgggttcgtgccccagtccgggaggatcccacatgccacggagcggctggacccatgagccatggccgctgggcctgcgcgtctggagcctgtgctccgcaacgggagaggccacaacagtgagaggcccacataccgcaaaaaaaaaagattaagatgttaaattttatattatatgtattttagcacaattttgaaaattgaaaaagaaacagtGAGATATCCCTTCACacccataattttttaaatggaaaataagttttgtcaaggttgtggagaaactggaatcctcaTACATTACTGGTGAGAACGGAAAAGTGATGCTGCCTGACTCCCAGGCAATAGCAAGCTCTGAATGAACAGCCTCTACTCATTCTCATTTGGGTGGTCTTCACTGATTTCCACGAAGGCCAAGCTCCTGTTGGCGGCCTCCCCCTTGCATATCACCCTCCCCAGGGGCCAGGTAACCACTCTTGCATTTCCAGGCCCACTGACCCTAGCCCTAAGCTGACCTGCACCTCCTTATGGTTTCCCTAAGCCCTGGCCACACCTTTAGAAGCAGTCTCTTCGTTAGACTCTCCAGTGAGACTCCTGGCAGCATAAAGGAtcgaaattcaaatttcattctctaatagaaaaataaagaaacctaCATTTCTTGCCTGCCTATGTTTAGGGCTGAGAATCACTTCATTACAAGGAGCAAaaagggagtggggtgggggaggggtaacAGCCCAAATGTCCTAGCCGGAGAACGGGTGCACAAAGTGTGGTGTGCTTATGAAGTGAAACACCactcagcaataagaaggaaCACACTGCTGATACATGCAGGAACACAAGTGAATCGCAAAACCATTTGGTggagtgaaagaatccagacacaaagACAGCATACTGTATGGTGGGGGTGATGATATTTTATATCGCTATTGTGGCGTTTGTTACACTATGGTATGTACATGTCAAAATTTATCCGTCTCTtcacttaagatctgtgcatttcaccATGTGTAAATCATACTTCAATATATCTTACTTTTTGTAAAACAGAGGGTTGGCATTTGACCCCCTCAGTGGCACGACTTCAAGAGGAGTGGCTCCTTCATCTAAGAAAACTGACTTCTGAGTTCCTGCCTCGAAGAAGACGGCACAGTCTCAGAGACGTGGGTCCTGAAGGGACGCATGCGCACTGCCCCGCCACCCAGTCAGGACCCAGAACCCTGACACAACACCACCCCCAAGGCCAAATCCCAGGAGGTGGCTGGGCAGGGATTGGATTAGGGGCCCCTGCCTCCAGCAAAGCTCTTTCCCCAAACCCAGGCTGCCTGGGAGAGAGCCGGCCCTGGTCATCTCCTGACTGACTTTCTTTGATTTACACCTGTTCGTGGGCTGATTTCAGCCCTGCCCATTAAACACACGAGACGCCACATACCTGCAACGAGGTAACAGGTGCAGAGTGAAGGTTTCCTGACAACACGCACAAGGCTGTACCTTCTCCCTGGGGGTTTGCATGAGCAGAGATGGCTGGGCTCCAGGAGTCCAGAGATGAGGCAGGGTTCCAAACCCGAGGATGGGAGAGAAAAGTATCAGCGACAAAGTGAACCCAGGAAAATGCTCTTTTCTGTAAACTTGATTGGCTAAACAACTGGGTCCAGAGATCCATCGACTCATCCATGGCCTCTGATTGACGCCTGCTTTGCCGCTGGCCAGCCATAGCCAAGGCTGAACTGCTGCCTACAAGGAGGCGCTCacggccggggccggggccggaaGGGCGGTGGGCCTTCTAAATGgagggaacagggcttccctggtggcgcagtggttgagagcccgcctgccgatgcaggggacatgggtttgtaaccccgttccgggaagatcccacatgccacggagcggctgggcccgtgagccatggccgctgagcctgcgcgtccggagcctgtgctccgcagcgggagaggccacaacagtgagaggcccgcataccacaaaagaaaaaaaaataaaaaataaatggagggaACAGAGCGGGCAAAGGTCCAGAGGTAGGAAGTTCAGGGCCCGGCGTTTTGGAGAATGCGGGGCACCTAACACTCTGCGCTTCAGCGTTCTTCCTCTGGCTCGGGGGTCTGCGGAGCGCGCAGTCTCTCGGTTCGATACGCcaggcgagggggcggggcgggcggaggTCCGCGCGCCCGGCCGCCGTCAGCTTTGGCCCCGCCCCCAGCAGGAGTCGAGCACCTGCGGTGGCCgccttccccgcccccacccgcagCTGCGCGAGTTCCCAGGTCTCTGGCAACCGTGAGCAGGGGGCGCTGGGCGGGCAGGACCCGGGCCAGCTGTCGGCTCCCAAGGCCACAGCCACGGATGCCCTCCCTCACCGGCCACGCCTCTCCCCCACTCAGGCCCGGCGGCTGCCACCTCGCATCTTGGCAGCCACTCGGGACAGCCCTGTACCTTCACCAGGGCCCTCCTCTGTCGGCCCCTTGGCCTCTCCGCCCTGCCTCGCGTCCTCTCGGCTCTTGGTGCCACCCAGGCTCCCTCCACCAGGCCTTTGCCCTCCCTGTAACCTCTCCCTGGACACCGTCTCCACCCAGATAGCTTGGCAAACTCTTAGGTCGCAACTTAATGTCCCCTTCGGAGTGAGGCCCTCCTGCCTcggtattaataataataataataacaatgataatgatAACTCCTTAGCTGGTAgtaatgtatattttactttttttttttttaactcttttccataaactccccacccctttcccaccTAAGCTCGTAAGTCAGgaatttgtgtttctttcttttgtttgttctgttcCAGCCGGGGCCTGGTAAGTGCTGGTTGATGGGCTGGATGGAACTGCACAAGTGGTAGGTTTCATACAGATGGAGCCACACTCTGCATCCTGTTTTGTGCCCTGCTTTCCCACCTAATGCACTGTGGCTATCCCTCCCTGTCATTGGCAGAGTCTTCTAGAACTCACAAAGGGACCCCACAGGCAAGTCAAGAAGGAGAAGTACCAGGTCCGACCAGCGTGGACTGTGTTAGGTCTGGTCCCGGCACACTCAGTATGGACTGTGCCCTTTCATAAAGCGGGACGGACCCTTGCTCTAaggatccccattttacatatttaGAAATGGAATCAGAgagggtaacttgcccaaggccccaCAGCTGTTTTGTGCTGAAACCTGTGACCCACCACACTACAATCATCAATGAAATGGAAAGTAAAAATAGCCATAAGATATCGTTTTacctgtgtgttttggggtacTTGCCCTGTGCCTGGCAGCCTCACCTTCAAATTTCTCCCTCCCCAGTTTCCCAGTTGCTGGGAAAGGGCCCTGCTGCCCACCCGAAACAGGCCTCCTTGCCCCCTGCTTTCCCACCTGGTGTAGCCTCCAGAAGCTCTTGCTGGGATGATAGCAGAGGCCCCCTGGCTGGCCCTGGGCCCAGTCCTGCACCTGAATGCCATGTACTCAACTCCAAGGGCAGGATGCCTGGGTGGAGGGGCCTGGCTCCACATGAACGGGCAGTGGGCGGCTCGCCCTCCGAACCAGCCCACGTGACTGCCACGGATATTGAACTGAGCCACTGAGCCTTCTTGGCCATCTTAAGACTAGGGGAACATCCTCAGCCCACTGGTCACCTGTGCCCTCACCGTACTTTGGTACCTGCCCCTACCCCTACTTGACCACACTGCCCACGGGGTTTTGAACAACTGCAGACCAACTAAATTACTTGTCCAAGGTCCTCCAGACCATGAGAGACTTGGCTGGGGCTCAAATccagcccaggcctggctgcTGCCCGCAGCGCCCCTCTAGAGGTAGGGCCTGGAGGAAGAAACCTGAATGTCCCCTTCCCCTTAGCTGTGGGTGGAGGGCCACCTTGTTTGGCCCCAACTTTGCCCTAGATCCTGGCCCCAGCTGCTGCCATCCCAGGCCCTGATGCCAGCCCTGCTCTGGCATATCCTGCCCACTGGGACACATGCCCGAGAAAGGGATTATCACCTCAAGGTCTTCAGATAACAGCCTGGTGCGCAGGGATATAATGGGGAGCCCTCCAGGCAGGCGCCCTACACCTCCCTGACTGCGGCACCATGACCTTCCTCTGGCTTCTCTCCTGCTACGCCCTCCTAGGCACGGCCTTTGGTGAGCACCGGGGCAGGCAGAGACCGGGAAGGCTGTCTACCCTTCCACCAACTGCTGGAAGGGGTGCTGGCCCCACCAACCCCAAGGCCAGCAAGGAGCAGCGGGGTCCCAGCCCCCAGTTCAGTTGTGCGTGGTGGTGTGAGCCTGAGCGagtctttctccctctctgagcctcaccagCTCCATCTCTACAATGAGGATGCTGGGGGGACTGGACCAGACCAGCCAGTGTGAGGCCCCCGGGGTGGAGGTGGACCTTCCTGGGGCCTCGCGTCGTGTGCAAGGGGCGGGAGCGATTCCAGAGGGACAGAAAGCTCTGTGAATAGTTGGCGGCTCCCAAGCAGGCTCAGGTGATGAGCAAGCGTGGCTTGGCCCCCATCAGCCCTTTCATGCCCTTGAACCAGCCCTTTTAAACTTTTGTTCACTGTGCGCCAGGAACTGAGCGAGTTCCTGCTTTGCCTGCTTTGTCTGCTAAGGCAAAGCATCCTTCATCCTTGTTATACCAACTCTGTGAGGTTAGCAACTGTCAGATCCCCGTTTTGCtggtgggaaaactgagactcagagcgGTTAAGGTAGGCAGTGATAGGGCCTCTCAGCCCAGGCTTTGGCCCTGCTACCACCTCAAGCTCAGCCTGTTGGGCTTGTCTGGGCTGGAGCACATGTCAGCCTGAATTGTCCCTGGAGTATTCCTGGGGCGGTGAGTCCTGGGTGGGACCTTGGCCTCCACCCCTCACTCCATACTTCCAGCCTCAGGCTGCGGGGTCCCCGCCATCGACCCTGTGCTGAGCGGCCTGTCCAGGATCGTCAACGGGGAGGACGCTGTCCCCGGCTCCTGGCCCTGGCAGGTGTCCCTGCAGGTGAGGGGGGAATTCTGTGCACGAGTAGGGGGGTGCACCGGGGTATTAGTCCAGCTGGGGGCCGCTGCCCACGTTGGTTTTGCTGGTGTCCGGGCGGGGCTGACCCTCCCCATCTTCCTCCAGGACAGCACCGGCTTCCACTTCTGCGGGGGCTCCCTCATCAGCGAGGACTGGGTGGTCACCGCCGCCCACTGCAATGTCAAGTGAGAGCCCGGGGTCCCCAAGAAACCCCTTGGAGTGGTTTCCTCCAGCACTGAGAACTTGCCCTTTAACGCCTTCATTTCCCAGTTTCTTATTTGGAAATGTGTAGCAAACCCAGGTCCTTCCAGTGTCCTAGGGGGTCCCTGGGAAAACACACGGCGGGCTGTAGGCCCAGTTGAGATTCTGAGCTTCCATCTCTGATCGACACCACAGCCGTGTGTGCAGACGCACAAGGACACGCATGTGCATTACGCCTGCACACGCGTGCGCTCACACACACAAGCACCCTGCACCCCCAATGCCCCCCTCACGGCAGGAACCACTTCTTTCTCTGGCCCTCTCCAGAACCTCCCATCTGGTCGTGGCCGGGGAGTCTGACCAGAGCTCAGACGCCGAGGACATCCAGGTGTTGAGGATTGCCAAGGTATGGCGGCCCCCGGGGTCCAGGTGTGACCCCAGGCAGGGTGGACCCTCGGGAGTTTGCAGCCCGGGTTAAGCTCCAGGGCCCCAGCTCCTCCCGGTCACCCCAATTACTCCAAAGCAGGGCGTGCAAGACTCCATGAGGGGAAGGTCTGCACCCTGGGCCTGGGCATCAGGCTCCTGGGGCCGTGGAAGGAGCTGCCGAGTTGAACAGGCCATTGTCCACGGACGAGCACTGAGGCCGTGAGGGGTAGCCTGGCGCCAGGTTCTGCCCCGGTCGGCTTCCTCCCAGACCCCAAAGGCAGCTGTCTGGCCCTGCCCCACAGGTTTTCAAGAACCCCAGGTACAACCTGTTCACCACCAACAACGACATCGCCCTGCTGAAGCTGGCCACGCCCGCGCGCTTCTCCAAGACCGTGTCCGCCGTGTGCCTGCCCAGCGCCAACGACGACTTCCCCGCCGGGATGCTGTGCGCCACGACTGGCTGGGGCCTGACCAAACACACCAGTGAGTGACGAGAGACCACTGACTGgccaggtgggaggtgggggcagcAGTCACTAACCACCCACCCTGCCCTTCCAGATGCCAACATCCCCGACAGGCTGCAGCAGGCGACTCTGCCCCTCCTGTCCAACACCAGCTGCAAGAAATACTGGGGCAGCAAGATCACCAACAACATGGTTTGCGCCGGCGCCAGCGGCGTGTCCTCCTGCATGGTacggcctcccaggctcccttcCCTCCCAGACTGCGGTGGGTTCAGGCCAAAGCCCAGGCCAAGGGCTTGGGCAAAGAGAGAGGAAATGGAAGTAGCAGGCAGACCTCTTTCTAGGGCCTGCCACTCTCTCCCTGGGCATTCCTGTCTGAGTAGTTGGGAAGATAGGGCTCCTGGAGGGTCATCAGTGACCTCAGCAGAGAGGTAGGTGCCAGAGCAAAGGGCTCTGGTCTCAGAGCCGCCATATTGCAAGATGCCACTAATATCAAAGTCTGAGTAATGGTACCTCCTGGAattgtgcagtgcacagcctggGCAACAGAGCATGGTGGCCCAGGAGGGCTCCAGAAGGGGTCTGGCAGCCCTTCCTCCCTCACGGTAGCCCCACGGCCAGCACCACCCATGCTTCCCTCCTATCAGTCAAACCTGCTCTACTGAGCCTCTGTTATAGGACCCCACCCCAGTGGGTGGCCCAGACTTCCAGGGGCACAGACCACAGGAGCTGCTGAGGTTTCTTTCATAATCCATCTCATATGCATGTTCTGAGCTTCTACTGGCTATCAGGCCTGGGACTGGGCTCTGGGAACAACGTTCAGGGGCCTCGGGGCCAGGCCACCTGGGCTGCCAGATGCAAGCCCCCTCCTCCCCGTCCTGCAGGGCGACTCTGGTGGCCCCCTGGTCTGCCAGAAGGACGGAGCCTGGAACCTGGTCGGCATCGTGTCCTGGGGCAGCGGCACCTGCTCCACCTCCAGCCCCGGCGTGTACGCACGCGTCACCGCACTCATCCCCTGGGTGAAGGAGATCCTGGCCGCCAACTGACGACCAGGCTTCACCCTGGCCTCCCTGCTGACCTTGCTTCCACAAAGCCTCAATAAACCAGTGGAAGACATGCTGATGGTGTCCGTGACCTGTTTGGGGGCTTCTGAGAGTTTACTCTGCTCCTGAATTTGGACCTTCGCCGAACCAGGTGTCCGGGAGGGCCCCTCCCTAGTCCCCCTCCCGAGTGGCCAGGAAGGGCACGGGCAGATAAAGAGGCACCGTGGCCCCCACCTCTCACCTCACGCTCCCACCTGCAACTTCGAGCTCCTCACCATCCACCCCCGGCTCAGTGTGCGCGGGGCCTGCCCACACACCTGTGATTCCAGGACACCTTCCCAGGAGTGGCCCCCAGGGGCTCAGGCCCACGCTGGAGCCAGGTGCTTCTCAGCCCAAGGTCTCACGATAAGGAGGGGATGGCGAGGCAGGCTGAGATTGGTGGGTTGAGGGAATATATTGGGGGGGGTCCCTCGGGCCGAGCCCATCTCACCTGCCGAGTCACACACCATGGCCCTTCTCCGGGTCGTCCTTGGCTTCTTCCTCTTTGGCAGCAGCTTCGGTAAGTGCGGCAAGGCTCAGGCAGGCCCGGCAGCCCCAGGCCGAGCCTCGCCCGCCCCCTGACCCCCCACCCAGGGGCGGGGAACAGGAGGGCCCTAGTCCCCGTGTCTCTAACACCCCTGCCGCCTGCCCGTCCAGCTGCCCCCTGAGCCTCCTTGGGCTGCTCTGCCCAGCTCCCCACTCCTCCACCGGGCGCTCCCGGCGGCCCCTCCACTGCCTGGAGGTCCCTTGGGCCCAACCTGATTTGGTGTCCTCCATTCACTCAGAAGCTGGGGTGGTCTGGGCTCCTCCACCCTCCAAATGTGCCACCAAGCTGTGTGAATGCTGCCTCGAGAATATCCCCCCGGTCCCTCCATCTTGCCCTGCACCTCCACCCTCTGGATCTGGACGGCCTCCTGCGTGTGTGCCACCCCAACTGGGGTAACGACCTCACCCAAAGCCGCTCCCCCTGCAGACTCAGAGGCCACGAGAGCCCCCAGGACTCAAGCAGGACATCCCAGCCCCCAGGACAGAATCCTGGGCTCAGAGTGGGATGGACACTCCCCTCAGGGCACAGAGCAGGCCAACTTCAGATACCCTCAGCCTTGGGGACCGTCCACAAGGGCACCTTCTAAGGGCAGCGGGCAGTTGGACCGGTGGGGGGCTGAATTCCTTGCAGCAGACACAACTCTGGGTGCCAGGGTGCCACAGGGGCCCGGAAGCGCTGCGTCTTCCCCTGACCCCCTCGGAGCACCACCCACTGACCAGCCACACTGCCCTTGCCCCTCAGGCTGCGGGGTCCCCGCCATCGACCCTGTGCTGAGCGGCCTGTCCAGGATCGTCAACGGGGAGGACGCTGTCCCCGGCTCCTGGCCCTGGCAGGTGTCCCTGCAGGTGAGGGGGTGGCTGAGGAGGGCCGGGTTAGGCAGGGAGGGGTCAGGCAGGAGAGGCAAGGCTTactcttcctccccccccccgTCTCCGCAGACCAGCTCCGGCTTCCACTTCTGCGGGGGCTCCCTCATCAGTGAGGACTGGGTGGTCACCGCCGCCCACTGCGGGGTCAGGTGAGGCCTGGGCTGGAGCAGGAGGGGCCCCCACTTCCCCGGCCTGAAGAGACCACCTTCACTCGCTCCTAACCCCAACCGGGCGCTGCCAGCGAGTGGGAAAGAGTCTGGCAGAAGCTGCTCTGTCCCCAGGCTGCAGGCAGAGCCGCAGTCAGCAGAAAACCCCAGCCCTAgcgccccacctccccagaccccagCTTGGTCCAGGACAGCTGGTCTGGGCCTCTGCCTCCgctgtacagatggggaaactgaggccccaaggtCACCATGCGATTCAGTGGCCCAGCCGGGGCTCACCCTGCCCGACATGCTCTCCGGGCACTCCTGTGAGGAGGTGGCCGTGAGCCTGAGCTCCGTCTCCTTTCTCTCCAGGAAGAGTCACCTCGTGGTGGCCGGGGTATTTGATCACGGCTCCGAGGAGGAGGCTGTCCAGGTGCTGAGGATCGCTGAGGTACAGACGGCGGGGCGGGCAGCCAGGAGGGTGGCCCCCCCGGGGCACAGAGGAGCAGGAGGGCAGGGGGAGAGCGGGCAGACGACCCCGGCCGGCGGCTCGGGCCTCACCCCACCGGCCCCTCTCCAGTCTgagctttcttctctttcccaaaTAAGAAAGCTCCTTGACAAACACCGAAGGTCGTTTCTGATGATAAGTTTTGCTCATGGTAGGAAAACACAAAATATGTCACAGGCCCTCTCCCCAGCACCCCAGAGATCTGGTCTGTTCAGCCTCACCTGGGTTCCCTTCTCAACACTCTGCCCCTTTGGCACCGCCGGCCCCTCCCAGTCCTCAGGTCTGTGTGCCCCTAAAATCTCCCAAGCCCTTCCTCTGCGgcccacccagcccccaccccttccACACAGGTCTTTGAACACCCCCTGTGGGACCAGCGCACGGTCCGTAACGACATCGCCCTGCTGAAGCTGGCCACGCCCGCGAGCCTCTCCGGGACCGTGTCCGCCGTGTGCCTGCCCAGCGCCAACGCCAGCTTCCCTGCGGGCTCCCTGTGCGCCACCACGGGCTGGGGCAAGACCCGGTACAACGGTGAGCGCCCTGAGGACTTCTCAGGACTGAGATTCATTCCGTTTTCCGGTCTAAATTCCAAACACAATCAAATCGCAACAGTCAATGAATCTTCCATTTCTTTACTTAAAACCCTCTTAATGAAAACCCTACCAAACGTGAGTAAAAACGAGGGTTAATAATATATACGTAAACAGTTTCTGAAGAAACACCTAAGTACCAGCAAGTCTCGCCCCCTCTCACCTGCAAGGAGAGGGACAGCCCGGATTTCCCCCCAGACTGAGGAGGGCGGTGCGTCCAGCGCCCCTGAAGTCTGGGCCCGGAGTCCAATGTCCTGGTCGGGTTCGGGCTGGAGCGCCCaggtgcccccccacccccacccccgcccagcgCTGCTCCCTCCGCAGGTGCTTCCTCGGTGTCCTGAGTTCTTCCGCcccggccacggcccacaggctgGTCCCGTAGCAGGACAGAAGCAGCCGGGAaagggcagcaggagggaggtGCTCCCTCGGGGGTCGCCTCCAATGTCCCCGGTCAGAAGGACGTGTCCATCCCCTTCCTGGGGAGGAAGGACGGCCCCTCTGCCCACACACAGTGGCCGGCAGGGCCCAGAGCGCGCAGGGCTCCGAGGCAGCGCTTGTTGCAACGACTGCTGGAAGCACAGTCCCCGCTGCCTGGTGTGGAATCGCAGAGGAGCCGCGTCCCAGACTCTCCGGAGGTGTCAGGGAAGGGTCGAAGCTCGGTGTCCACGATCGTCGTGACGGAGGAAGACGAGCGCCGTGCAGGGGGAGGGCGGGGCTCAGGCGGCCCCTGGTCTCTTCTCCCCAGGGGGGGGCTGCTGGGATGAGGGGCCCTGACCCCATGCCCTCTGTCCTTCCAGCTCTCAAGACCCCCGACAAGCTGCAGCAGGCGACCCTGCCCGTCTTGTCCAACGCCGACTGCAAAGAGTACTGGGGCAGCAAGATCACCGACGTGATGATCTGTGCGGGCGCCAGCGGCATCTCCTCCTGCATGGTACGGCCTGGCTCCGCCACCCTGCCCGCCCTCACTGACCGTGCCTCCCCTGGCCAGGCCAGGAGGCCCACTCCTCTCTGCCGTGACCTATCGAACCTCATGCCCTGCCCAGTGCCCCAGTGAAGGGCTGCACCAGCACTCTCTGATGCCCCTGGTGAGGGCCGCCTCTGGCCAGGTGTGGCGTGGGGCTTCCCAGGGGTATTGGATCTCACACCAGCCCCACGAGCTGGACGCTTcagcctgttttacagatgatggGGAGGCTGAGAGGACAGGCCACCTGCGCCAGGCCCCCCAGGagtaggtggcagagctggggctgccaTTTGAGCAGATCTGAGTCTCTCGTGCACAACCACTGGGGCCCCGCTTGTGCTCTGTCTGCACCCCCTGGACTTGCCAGGTCGGGGCACACCAGGGCCCTGGTACTCCCTTTCAGGCTTGAATACAAGTCCTATCTCCTCCTGCAGGGCGACTCTGGTGGCCCCCTGGTCTGCCAGAAGGATGGGGCCTGGACCCTGGTGGGCATCGTGTCCTGGGGCAGCGGCCGGTGTGGCCCGTTCTCACCAGGCGTGTACACCCGGGTCACCAAGTTTATTCCCTGGGTTCTCGAAGTTCTGGAGGCCAACTGAGCctctgccctgccccagcccccaagTGTGGAAAACCCAAATAAAACTGCTTGCATCTTCACTTCTGTGCCTTTGCCGGGGCGGGAGGATGGCTGCCTTCACTGAGGTCCCCTCTGGAGCTCAGAGCTGAGAGAGCTGGCAGACACCCAGCCCTATTCCCTTCTTCACAGAGACGGGGGAAATGAGCCTCAAGTTCACACGCAGAATGGTTGAGAGCCAGGAGCAGGGCCGCTGGTCCCCAGAGCTCTCGCCTTCCTTGGGCTGCCAGACATACCCCCGGACTTCCGGGAAGGGGACCACTGACCCAGGGTGAGGGCCCCTCTTGTCCCCTACCTCCCAACTGGGAGTCCAAGTCCATGTGTAATTCAAATGGGACACTTGTGCAGAAGTTCCACAAGCTGAAATTAAGAGCTTCTTTCTAAGAGCCAAGTTTTGGATAAGGCCTGTGAAAGCAAGTTTCTCTGCGTGGAACAGCGCATCTCCCAGCGGTGCCCCCAGCAGGGCGCTCTCTGCCTCGGGATCCAGGGGCCCCAGCAGGGCTCACTGGCTCCTGGAGCCGCTCCCACCCGCACATCACCCTGCGTCTGCCTTCGCCTCGGCCGCCTGCCCAGGGGCCATGTTGGATTTTCATCGAACCTCGGCAGCGGCTGCGCCTCGGCCACCGTGCTCTCGCTGAGCCTTTCTGGCCTCAAGCCCTGGATTCTGACGGCTACTCTTCAGCCTCCCTCCAGCCGCCCAGGCTCCCCCCACCTCAGCTCCCGGCCCAGCCCCGCTTCCCCAAGGCTTCGTTTTCTTCTGAAGGGACCCACCTTCCCCCGACCCTCCCGAGGCGCGGCCCACAGCCTCACCACAGATCTCAACCCGTGACTCCACCTGTAGCATCCAGAGTGGCAAACACCTGCCCTCCCACTCACAGCTCCTCTTGCCTCTCGCACCTCAGGAGAAtgctttgcattttttaaattttatttaaatgtagacTATTAGTCAAATGATTGGAAAATCAGTAATGAAAAATAGTTTTTGAGGGTTTTCTCCTGGTGCAGAGAGAATACAGCACAGCCACGCTTGCCCTGCCAGGGGGACGGCACCCTCATGGGGCTGGTCAGCCCGAGGGATCACCTGAGGCCGTGTGGGTCAAGCGGTCTGCGAGCCCCCAGCCCGGCCCCGAACGTTGGGCCCCCCGGGCCACCAGCACGCTGAGGAACGACGGCCAGCCCCTCCCG
Above is a genomic segment from Kogia breviceps isolate mKogBre1 chromosome 18, mKogBre1 haplotype 1, whole genome shotgun sequence containing:
- the LOC131744353 gene encoding chymotrypsinogen B-like, whose translation is MALLRVVLGFFLFGSSFGCGVPAIDPVLSGLSRIVNGEDAVPGSWPWQVSLQTSSGFHFCGGSLISEDWVVTAAHCGVRKSHLVVAGVFDHGSEEEAVQVLRIAEVFEHPLWDQRTVRNDIALLKLATPASLSGTVSAVCLPSANASFPAGSLCATTGWGKTRYNALKTPDKLQQATLPVLSNADCKEYWGSKITDVMICAGASGISSCMGDSGGPLVCQKDGAWTLVGIVSWGSGRCGPFSPGVYTRVTKFIPWVLEVLEAN
- the LOC131744352 gene encoding chymotrypsinogen 2, whose amino-acid sequence is MTFLWLLSCYALLGTAFGCGVPAIDPVLSGLSRIVNGEDAVPGSWPWQVSLQDSTGFHFCGGSLISEDWVVTAAHCNVKTSHLVVAGESDQSSDAEDIQVLRIAKVFKNPRYNLFTTNNDIALLKLATPARFSKTVSAVCLPSANDDFPAGMLCATTGWGLTKHTNANIPDRLQQATLPLLSNTSCKKYWGSKITNNMVCAGASGVSSCMGDSGGPLVCQKDGAWNLVGIVSWGSGTCSTSSPGVYARVTALIPWVKEILAAN